From a single Gimesia fumaroli genomic region:
- a CDS encoding HesA/MoeB/ThiF family protein: MNDVLNLTDIDQPDDRFSRFNLIGWWDQEKLSSSNALVIGAGAIGNELIKNLALLGIGNLMVADLDNIENSNLSRSILYREADCGRSKAEVAAERARSIYPEMKSHFFHGNVVYDLGLGVYRWADVILGGLDNREARVSINQSASRVGKPWIDGAIERLDGVARVFNPQTGPCYECTMNEIDWKMLESRRSCALLTRDEMEQGKVPTTPTTSSVIAGIQVQEAVKMIHGLETLEGQGFVFDGTNHQSYLVKYSRLEDCPTHEIFEPVIELSQNSQIQAGTFLELILSDLGPEAVAEFNQDLIESFTCHSCQETEIHHSSLGQVTESNAICPDCGEQRAPQFFHSLNSKSKFLDLTLNELGVPLWDILTGRVGMEQKFYELSGDRQQVLGSLEAGKTK, from the coding sequence ATGAATGATGTTCTGAATTTGACTGATATCGACCAGCCCGATGATCGGTTTTCGCGATTTAATTTGATCGGTTGGTGGGATCAGGAGAAACTGTCTTCCTCGAATGCTCTGGTCATTGGTGCGGGAGCAATTGGAAATGAGTTGATTAAAAATCTTGCTCTGTTAGGTATCGGTAACCTGATGGTTGCCGATCTGGATAACATTGAGAACTCCAATCTGTCACGATCCATTCTCTATCGTGAAGCCGATTGCGGGCGCAGCAAGGCTGAAGTTGCTGCGGAGCGGGCACGTTCAATCTACCCGGAAATGAAATCGCACTTCTTTCACGGCAATGTTGTCTATGATTTGGGGTTGGGTGTCTATCGATGGGCCGATGTCATCCTCGGTGGACTCGATAATCGCGAAGCACGTGTTTCGATAAATCAATCTGCTTCACGTGTTGGTAAGCCTTGGATTGACGGCGCAATAGAACGGCTTGATGGGGTGGCCAGGGTTTTCAACCCTCAGACGGGGCCATGCTACGAATGCACGATGAACGAAATCGACTGGAAAATGCTTGAGTCTCGAAGAAGCTGTGCCCTGTTGACTCGTGACGAAATGGAACAGGGAAAAGTCCCGACAACTCCGACAACCTCATCCGTCATTGCAGGGATTCAGGTTCAGGAAGCGGTAAAGATGATTCATGGACTCGAAACGCTTGAAGGACAAGGGTTTGTTTTCGATGGTACGAATCATCAGAGTTACCTTGTGAAATACTCTCGCCTGGAAGATTGTCCAACACATGAAATATTTGAACCAGTCATTGAACTTTCGCAGAACAGTCAGATCCAGGCTGGTACGTTTCTTGAGCTCATTTTATCTGATCTCGGTCCGGAAGCCGTTGCAGAGTTTAATCAGGATTTAATCGAATCATTCACGTGTCATTCCTGTCAGGAAACTGAAATTCACCACTCTTCCCTGGGCCAAGTCACTGAGAGCAATGCCATTTGCCCCGATTGTGGGGAACAACGGGCGCCTCAGTTTTTTCACTCTCTCAATTCTAAGTCGAAATTCCTTGATCTGACACTAAATGAATTGGGAGTCCCCTTGTGGGATATTCTTACGGGGCGAGTGGGGATGGAACAGAAATTTTATGAATTATCTGGAGACCGCCAACAGGTGTTGGGGTCTCTCGAAGCAGGGAAAACAAAATAA